The sequence below is a genomic window from Streptomyces sp. NBC_00289.
ACGACGGCTGCCGCGAAGCGCACAACTCCACCAGGAAATCCAGGCCATGGGCTTCCGGGGCAGCATCCAGACCACCCGGCGCTACCTTCGCTCCTTCAAAACCTTCACCGCCGCACCGGCAGCGCCCCGTGTGGCTCCACGGCCCCGCCGTATCGTCAGATGGATCATGACGAACCCCGGCAATCTCCCGGACGAGGACGCCCTCGCGCTCAAGGAGATCCGTGCGGTCTGTCCCGAACTGGACGCGGTCACCCAGCACGTCCGCGACTTCGCGACGATGCTGCGGGACCTGACCGGCAACGAACTCCCCGCCTGGATGGAGCGCGTCGAACACGACGACCTGCCCGCACTGCACTCCCTGGTCAACGGCCTGCGCCGGGACCAGGACGCCGTCATCGCCGGCCTGTCCAGCTCCTGGAGCTCCGGCCAGGTCGAGGGCCAGAACACGAGGGCGAAACGGATCAAAAGGGATGGATACGGCCGGGCCAACTTCGACCTCCTCCGCACCCGCATCCTGCAGAGATCCTGACCCGCCCGATCACAAGATCAGCGACAGAGCCGAATTACGTGATCGCTCACACCCCTGGGGCAGGTGACCTGCTGGTACTTCCAGTCGATGGTGAACGCGTCGGCTTAAAGCCGGCGCTCTCGCGGGCCTGGCGGGACTGGTCGAGCAGGACCGGGGTGATCAGTGCGATGCCGTAGGCGTGGCGGGACTTCACGATCAGGTCGGCGCTGGGGTAGCCGGAGTCGAGGTAGTGCTCACCCGGGAGCAGGCCGCGGCGCTGCATCTGCTGGTGGATGCCGTCCAGGGCCTTGGTGTCGGGGACGGTGGAGGCGGTGGTGGCCACGTTCGTGATCAGGTTCGGGGCGGTGCGCTCTTTCTCGGGCGCCTCCGTGCAGCTCTCGCTCACGTGCAGTTTGAACCCGTTCCAGAAGGTGTCGCGCTTGCCGGACCAGCGGGTGTCGGGATCGTAGGCAGAAGCGATGCGCAGATGGCCGGACGGAAGCCCGTTACCGCCCTCCTCGGTCTTGGTCCGGCGGGCCACCACCTCGCGACCGCCGCGTGCGGCGGTG
It includes:
- a CDS encoding transposase, which encodes MTNPGNLPDEDALALKEIRAVCPELDAVTQHVRDFATMLRDLTGNELPAWMERVEHDDLPALHSLVNGLRRDQDAVIAGLSSSWSSGQVEGQNTRAKRIKRDGYGRANFDLLRTRILQRS